In uncultured Fibrobacter sp., the sequence CCTGAACCTTCTCACGCTCAACGTGCTGACCGCCGCCACGAGCGTGCTCATCCCGGTGCAGTGCGAATACTACGCCCTGCAGGGTATGACCGAACTTTTCAAGACAATCCGCGAAGTGCAGAAAAACCTGAACAGCGATCTCAAAATCGAAGGTACGCTGCTCACCATGTACGACGCCCGCCTGAGTCTCTGCAAGCAGGTCGCCGAAGAAGTCCGCGAGAACCTTTCCGATACGGTGTTCCAGTCGGTCATCCCGCGCAACGTCAAGTTGAGCGAAGCTCCGTCTCACGGGAAGCCGGTCATCTTGTACGACGTGCAGAGCAGCGGCTCGCAGGCCTACATGAAACTCGCCGAAGAAATCCTGAACAAGGAAAAATAAAATATACCATCGGTATTACATACGCAGGAACCAGAAATTATATATTAATCAAGGATTTCAAAAATGGGAAAAAAGTCTCTTGCTCTCGGCCGCGGCCTCTCCGACATTCTCAAGGACCACTCCTTGAATAGTGGCATCGTGATTGGCGAATCCGAAAACCAGCCGGCCCAGGACAACGATAACAGCAGAATCGTAGAAATCGACGTCAACCTCATCGACCCGAACCCGTTCCAGCCGCGCAAGGTTTTTAGCGACGACGAACTGGTGGAACTTGCCGAAACTATCGAGCAGCACGGGTTGATCCAGCCGATTATCGTGCGCAAGGTGGGCGACCGTTACCAGATTATCAGCGGTGAACGCCGTACCCGTGCAACAAAGCTCGCCGGCCTCCCGGTCATCAAGGCGCAAGTTTACGAAAATCTCGACGACAAGACGATGGCCGAATGGGCCCTCATCGAGAACATCCAGCGCGTGGACCTGAACCCGGTCGAAGTTTCAAGGTCTTATCAACAGTTGATCGATAATCATGGCTATACCCACGAAGATTTGGCCAAGATTGTTGGCAAGTCCCGCTCCGCCATTACCAACTCGCTCCGCCTGCTCAAGCTCCCCGAACAAGTGCTCACTTGGATAGTAGAAGGCAAGTTAAACAGCGGTGCCGCCCGTGCCCTCTGCAGCGACAAGGTCGAAGATCCCG encodes:
- a CDS encoding ParB/RepB/Spo0J family partition protein, encoding MGKKSLALGRGLSDILKDHSLNSGIVIGESENQPAQDNDNSRIVEIDVNLIDPNPFQPRKVFSDDELVELAETIEQHGLIQPIIVRKVGDRYQIISGERRTRATKLAGLPVIKAQVYENLDDKTMAEWALIENIQRVDLNPVEVSRSYQQLIDNHGYTHEDLAKIVGKSRSAITNSLRLLKLPEQVLTWIVEGKLNSGAARALCSDKVEDPESLAKRIIDEGLNVRQIEAVIRGEDINQPREERFDKLTDLGKDPEPAEGADASTTSASPAVKKPKQELSADLKNFESKLEGYFGTKVELNPSASDQSKGTIVISYYSMDDLTRIQELLENR